Genomic DNA from Deltaproteobacteria bacterium:
GGGCAGCACGAAGGAAAAGTCCCTGCGTTGGACCACCAGCATTCAGGAGAAGTACGGCCTGAACGTCATGATGCATCTGACGTGCATCGCGTCGTCGCGCCGGGATATCCAGGCGGTCTGCCGCCGGTTGAGGATGGAGGGCATAGATAACATTCTTGCCCTCCGGGGAGACCCGCCGCGGGACCTCCCGGGGTACAGAATCCAGAAGGATTTTAAATTCGCCTACGAGCTGGTCGAATACCTCCGCGAGGCGGATGGTTTTTCCATCGGGGTTGCAGGTTATCCCGAAGGACATGTCGAGGCCGTGTCTGTCGACAGGGACATTGAAAACCTCAAGAGAAAGGTTGATGCCGGGGCGGACTTCATTATCACCCAGCTGTTTTTTGACAACAGGTACTTTTTTGATTTCATGGATCGTGCGACCGGGGCGCGCATTGAAATACCGGTTATTCCCGGGATAATGCCCATTACCAATCTCGGTCAGGTACAGAGGTTTACCGAGATGTGCGGCGCGACGGTGCCATGGGAGATAAAGAACAGGATAGATAACTCGGAAGACATCTTCCGGGTAGGGGTGGACCATGCCATAAAACAGTGCAACGAGTTGCTTGACTTTGGCGTCTCAGGCCTGCATTTCTACAC
This window encodes:
- the metF gene encoding methylenetetrahydrofolate reductase [NAD(P)H], which gives rise to MKISEILANNKPSLSFEFFPPKNPESESVLDETVEKLRRFNPDFVSVTYGAGGSTKEKSLRWTTSIQEKYGLNVMMHLTCIASSRRDIQAVCRRLRMEGIDNILALRGDPPRDLPGYRIQKDFKFAYELVEYLREADGFSIGVAGYPEGHVEAVSVDRDIENLKRKVDAGADFIITQLFFDNRYFFDFMDRATGARIEIPVIPGIMPITNLGQVQRFTEMCGATVPWEIKNRIDNSEDIFRVGVDHAIKQCNELLDFGVSGLHFYTLNRNRATEKILAGTGKFLERE